The Streptomyces sp. NBC_00775 genome includes the window CAGGCGGGCGCCACCTACATCGCCGCCGCGGCACGGTTGTTCGTCGGTGGTGACGACCGGGTACGTCCGCTGCTGGACGGCTCCGGCAGGCGGGCCCCGTCGGCCGACCCGGCCCGTGTGCTGACCCACGCGGTCGGCGCCCGCCGTACGGCCGGGTTCGTGCCCGACGACGGACCGGTGAAGGTGACCGGCGGCAGGCTCTGTTCGGCGATCGACCCCGACCCGGCCGTGGCCTGCCTGCGCCCCGGCACCAAGGGGTCGTCGCCGCACTTCGCGTGGTGGCAGACGGAGAAGGAGGCCGGCCGCAGCGCGGTCGCGCTGAAGTGGTCGGCGCCGGGCACGGCGACCAAGGTCCGCCCCGCCGCTCCGGTGTCCCTCTCCGGCGCCAAGAACCTCGCGCTGCGTGTGTTCGTGCCGCCGAACACGACCGGCACCAAGCTGGACGTCGCCGTCACCGACACCTCCGGCCGCCGGGCCAAGCTCGGCCAGGTCCGGATCGACGGTCTCCCGGGCACCGAGCGCACCGCCTCCTACTGGGCGCGTGAACTGCGCGTCCCGCTGACCGCGGCCACCAGCGCCGGACTCGACCTGAAGCACGTCAAGTCCCTTGAACTGACCCCGCGTTCAGGGTCCGGAAAGGCCTGGCTGATGGACGCCTGGGGCTGGGCCCCCGGTACCCCGGCGGTCAGGGCGGCGGCGCTGCCGCGCGTCGACATCGGCCGTCTCACGGTCAAGGAGGGCAACTCGGGCACCCGCACCTACCACATCCCGGTCCAGGTCTCCGGGCACGGCAGCGGCAAGGTCCGCTTCTCCGTCCTCGACCCGGACACCGGACAGGCCAAGGACAAGCTGGTCACCGTACGACCCGGCGGCAACGCCATCGACGTACCGGTCGTGGTGAAGGGCAACACGCGCTTCGGCTACGACAAGCAGCACGACCTCCTCGCGAAGGCCGTGCACGGCGCCGTCATCGGCTCCTCCCAGGGCGGGGTCACCGCGGTGAACGACGACCCCGAGCCCTCGGTCACCCTGACGCCGGTCACGGACCGGGTCACCGAGGGCGGGACGCTGGCGTGGCGGATCTCCCTCTCCGAGCCCGCCGACGTGGAGATCAGTCAGCCGCTCGGGGTGCTTCCGGTCACCGAGGGCGCCGAGCTGTCCACCAAGGACGTGGACCCGCAGTGGCTGATGAACTACGCCGGTGACGGCCCCGACCCGGAGCGCGCGCTCTCCCAGGCGAACCTGTGGGTGTGGACGAGCGTCCCGGCCGGGGCCACCACCGCCGACTTCACCGTGCCGACGGTGAAGGACCAGCTGGCCGAGCCGGCCGAATCGGTACGCCTCGCCCTGACCGGCGACGACGCCGAGCCGCTTCCCGGCCACCCGGCACTGACGGGCACGGTGGTCGACGCGCCGTAAACCGGCCTGCACAGGGGGCATGGACAGGGGGCATGGACTGGGTGGTCCGTGCCCCCTACGTATTCACGGCGTCACCCGGATCCCGACAGCGGCCCCGCGCCCTCCATGGGCGGCGGGCGCGGGGCCGTTGGTGGTTGCCTCAGCGAGAGGTGAGTTTCCACAGGTGGTCGGCGGTGCCATTGTCGGACCACTGGAGGACCTGGGCACCCGACGACGTGCTCATGCTGTCGACGCCCAGCAGCAGACCGCTGTTGTAGTTGGCGATCTTGTAGTAGCCGTCACGGGCCGGTATGGCCTGCCAGAGATGGTCGGCGGTGCCGTTGTCACCCCAGATCAGGGCCGTACCGCCATCGCTGGTGCTCATGTTGTTGATGCCGAGCAGCAATCCGCTCTTCTCGTTGACGATCTTGTACAGGCCTGATCCCGCGGCCACCAGGGTCCAGTTCTGGTCGGTGCCGGTGGTGGACGTGGCCTGGACGACCGAGGTGCCCTGAGCAGTGCCCGCGTTCACGGTGTCGAGGGCGAGCCCGCTGTTCTTGTTGGTGATCTGGTAGCGCCCGGCCAGCGACGTCGAGGTACCGCTGGGGGTGACGACCAGGTGGTAGCCGTCGGAGGCGTTCATCGTGACGGGCACGGTGATGGAACCGCCACTGACGGTGTAGTCGGTGTCGGAGATGGTGATCGGGCCGGAAGAGGCGGTGGTGCGGCCGGTGTTGGGCGAGTACTCCAGCTTGACGTGGACCGTGCTGCCGAAGGCCGACAGAGAGCTCAGGCCGTTGACCGTGATGGCGCAGGATCCGGTGCAGCCGCCGGCGACGACGCTGATCTGGTTGCCCGCGCCGTTGCGGGAGGCGAGGCCATCGATGCCGGTCTGTGCGGGAGGTGTGGTGACGACCATGTTTCCGGACATGTCGCCGTACCACTTGTACGTCCAGTACGAGCCGTTGGGCGAGCCGCCGGTGTCGGTCAGGGTGTCGCCAAGGGTGCCGTAGTGGTTCCAGAAGGCGAGTTCGGCGTCGCGCACCCCGGTCCGTTCGAACTTGGCGGCATATCCGATGAGGGCTCCGGAGTTGCCCATCTCGTCGGGGGTGCCGTACTCCTCGATATCGATGGGGCGCGGGCTGATGCCGAGACTGGACTCCAGGGAGCGATAGGCGGAGACGTGAGCGGCGATGTCCGCGCTGCCCTGGAGTTCGTGCCAGGCGATGACGTCGGGAACCGTGCCGCTCGCCTTGGCGTCGGTGAGGAACGAGCTCATCCAGGACTGGTTCCACGCCGAGTAGCTCGGCCCCTGGATCGGCGTCGTGGTGTCCTTGGTCCGCACCTCCTTGAAGGTGCGCGCCCAACCCGCGTTGAAAGCACCCGCGTTGGTGGTGTCCCAGGTCCAGTCGGGCTCGTTCCACAGCGCGTACGCGCTGATGTTCGTGGCGCTGGAGGACTGCACCGAGGCGACCTGCTTGTCGACCGCCGACAGCCAGTCGCTCCAGCTCACCCACTTGTAGGGGAAGTTCGGATACCAGTCCGGCATCCGTACGACGACCTTGGCGCCTGCGCTTGCGGCCTTGGAGGCGACGACGAGGGAGTCGCCCGCCGGAGCGGGCTCGCCGTTGGGGAGCTGGCTGCCGCCCGGCGCCATCTGGATGAAGGTATTGGGCTTCAGGGGCTGTACGAGGCTGTCGGAGGGGGTGCTCGCGTTGGCCAGACCGTAGAGGCTGCCCGTGCCGACGTGGGTGACGGACCGCAGATTCTGCGCGGCGTTGACGACCAGCGTGGTCGACGAGGTCGGGGCGGCCTGGGCGGATGCGCCCGTCAGGACGACAGCGGTGGCGGCCAGGGCCGTGGCCACGGCGGCGGCGGTGGCCCGGCCGTGAGGGACTCTGTAACGGTGACGGGGGCTCAGGTATGACATCAGCGGCTCTCCTGAGGGTGGGAAGGGGACTGTCGGTGGCGCGATGTGCGGGTGGGCGGCGCGGATCGGGCCGACCGGTTGCGTGGGGACTCGGACTCTCGTGACGGGCAGGGCGGAGCTCGGCCCCGCCCGGCCGGCGGGCCGGGGGCGGCAGGCATCGTGGATCAGTCTTTGACCGCGCCCGCGGTGACGCCCGCGGCCACGTACCGCTGGGCGAGGACGAGCAGGACCGCTGCGGGCAGGGACGCGACGACGGCGGTGGCCATGATCGCGTTCCATTCCTGGTTGTTGTTGCCGATGTAGTGGTAGATGCCGAGGGTGATGGGGCGCCAGTCGCCGCCGCCGTCAAGGGTGTTGGCGAAGACGAAGTCGGACCAGGCCCACAGGAAGCTGAAGAGGGAGACGGTGACGAGCGCGTTGCGGCTGACCGGCAGGACGATCGACCAGAAGGTACGGAAGGTGCCGGCGCCGTCGATGCGGGACGCGGCGATCA containing:
- a CDS encoding RICIN domain-containing protein, whose protein sequence is MATALAATAVVLTGASAQAAPTSSTTLVVNAAQNLRSVTHVGTGSLYGLANASTPSDSLVQPLKPNTFIQMAPGGSQLPNGEPAPAGDSLVVASKAASAGAKVVVRMPDWYPNFPYKWVSWSDWLSAVDKQVASVQSSSATNISAYALWNEPDWTWDTTNAGAFNAGWARTFKEVRTKDTTTPIQGPSYSAWNQSWMSSFLTDAKASGTVPDVIAWHELQGSADIAAHVSAYRSLESSLGISPRPIDIEEYGTPDEMGNSGALIGYAAKFERTGVRDAELAFWNHYGTLGDTLTDTGGSPNGSYWTYKWYGDMSGNMVVTTPPAQTGIDGLASRNGAGNQISVVAGGCTGSCAITVNGLSSLSAFGSTVHVKLEYSPNTGRTTASSGPITISDTDYTVSGGSITVPVTMNASDGYHLVVTPSGTSTSLAGRYQITNKNSGLALDTVNAGTAQGTSVVQATSTTGTDQNWTLVAAGSGLYKIVNEKSGLLLGINNMSTSDGGTALIWGDNGTADHLWQAIPARDGYYKIANYNSGLLLGVDSMSTSSGAQVLQWSDNGTADHLWKLTSR